One genomic segment of Alkalimarinus alittae includes these proteins:
- the lptA gene encoding lipopolysaccharide transport periplasmic protein LptA: MPQNNRYNSQKNTQKKLSHPLLTCLMASILAVLSTPVLAFTAESNEPIKIQSDHAELDELKGRSIYTGEVVVTQGTTLLTSDKVIVYTNKEGLIKLEAFGSPAKFTHQQEGEPQPTHAYGKKITYTRASETLTLVDDAKLEQDKNTFRGAVIEYNTVSRVVTAEGGEEKSQRVEIIVHPVKNDTGDKTE, translated from the coding sequence ATGCCCCAAAATAATCGATATAATTCTCAAAAAAACACTCAAAAAAAATTAAGTCACCCTCTACTAACCTGTCTAATGGCCTCCATACTTGCAGTTTTATCTACACCAGTATTGGCTTTTACAGCAGAAAGTAATGAACCCATCAAAATTCAGTCCGACCATGCCGAGCTAGACGAGCTAAAAGGCCGCTCGATCTATACCGGTGAAGTTGTCGTCACCCAAGGAACTACCCTCTTAACCTCTGATAAAGTCATCGTTTATACCAACAAAGAGGGGCTGATCAAACTAGAAGCATTTGGCTCGCCCGCTAAGTTCACACACCAACAAGAAGGCGAACCTCAACCAACCCATGCATACGGTAAAAAAATTACCTACACCCGCGCTAGCGAGACATTAACACTTGTAGATGACGCTAAGTTAGAGCAAGACAAAAACACCTTTCGCGGGGCTGTCATCGAATACAATACGGTTAGCCGTGTCGTTACTGCAGAAGGTGGAGAAGAGAAATCCCAGCGAGTTGAGATAATAGTTCACCCTGTTAAAAACGATACCGGCGACAAGACAGAATGA
- the lptC gene encoding LPS export ABC transporter periplasmic protein LptC — MNNEKIKKYAILIVSIFATILIIWQNSDNETPPSANIIADDEADFFIVKGQYTSFDEDGNLSSTMKSDEAKHYPKQNNAILTKPNLLVYREDSPPWRLTADMGQYDMNDENLTLNQNVVIIRNETLETPWTLKTESLTLLNKSRFITTKQPVTISDKTSILEGVGMNAWIDEKKVELTSNVRGYYAPK, encoded by the coding sequence GTGAACAACGAAAAAATAAAAAAGTACGCTATTTTAATCGTTTCGATTTTCGCCACTATTCTAATTATCTGGCAAAATAGCGACAACGAAACACCTCCATCGGCCAATATCATCGCAGACGATGAGGCTGACTTTTTTATCGTTAAAGGTCAATATACGTCATTTGATGAAGACGGAAATCTATCGTCAACAATGAAGAGTGACGAGGCCAAACACTACCCAAAGCAAAATAATGCCATTCTCACAAAGCCCAATCTACTCGTTTATCGAGAAGATAGCCCTCCTTGGCGACTAACTGCTGACATGGGCCAATACGACATGAATGATGAGAATTTAACACTCAACCAAAATGTGGTTATCATCAGAAATGAAACACTAGAGACCCCATGGACACTTAAAACCGAATCGCTGACACTTCTCAATAAGTCACGCTTTATTACTACCAAGCAACCCGTTACTATTAGCGACAAGACTAGCATTCTGGAAGGCGTGGGCATGAATGCTTGGATTGATGAAAAAAAGGTCGAACTCACATCTAACGTACGAGGCTACTATGCCCCAAAATAA
- a CDS encoding KpsF/GutQ family sugar-phosphate isomerase, with the protein MVDSANFIESAKRAIEIERDAITELIGRIDASFAKACQLLLDCKGRVVVTGMGKSGHIGKKIAATLASTGTPSFFVHPGEASHGDLGMITANDVVIAISNSGSTAEVVTILPLIKRMEAPLISMTGSKTSTLAQEADANLDVSVALEACPLGLAPTSSTTATLVMGDALAIALLEARGFSAEDFAFSHPGGSLGRRLLLKVSDIMHAGERIPSVKHNVLLSDALLEISEKGLGMTAIVDDNNKLCGLFTDGDLRRSLDKNIDILKTRIDDVMTPNCRTISADILAAEALAIMEDGKINGLIVVDKSQQVVGALNMHDLLKAGVI; encoded by the coding sequence CCAAGGCCTGCCAACTACTGCTTGACTGCAAGGGTCGCGTTGTCGTGACAGGTATGGGCAAGTCAGGCCATATTGGTAAAAAAATAGCCGCAACACTTGCCAGCACCGGCACCCCTTCATTCTTTGTACACCCTGGAGAAGCAAGCCATGGTGACCTAGGCATGATTACAGCCAATGATGTAGTCATTGCCATATCAAACTCGGGTAGCACCGCTGAAGTGGTCACCATACTCCCATTAATTAAGCGAATGGAAGCGCCGCTCATTAGTATGACAGGGTCTAAAACCTCAACCCTTGCTCAAGAAGCAGACGCAAACTTAGACGTCAGCGTAGCACTAGAAGCCTGCCCCCTAGGCCTTGCGCCGACCTCCAGCACCACCGCAACCTTGGTAATGGGCGATGCCCTTGCCATTGCACTACTTGAAGCTAGAGGATTTAGTGCTGAAGACTTTGCATTTTCCCATCCCGGTGGAAGCTTAGGCCGACGATTACTCCTTAAAGTGTCTGACATTATGCATGCTGGTGAGAGAATTCCGTCGGTCAAACATAACGTATTACTCAGTGATGCACTGTTAGAAATATCAGAAAAAGGGCTCGGCATGACCGCCATAGTTGATGACAACAATAAGCTTTGCGGCTTATTTACCGATGGCGACCTTCGTCGCTCTCTCGATAAAAATATCGATATTCTTAAGACCCGTATCGATGACGTTATGACACCTAACTGCCGCACTATTTCAGCAGATATTCTCGCAGCAGAAGCGCTTGCTATCATGGAAGACGGAAAAATCAACGGACTTATCGTAGTCGATAAGTCGCAGCAGGTAGTCGGCGCACTTAATATGCACGACTTACTTAAAGCCGGTGTAATTTGA